One window from the genome of Nicotiana tomentosiformis chromosome 5, ASM39032v3, whole genome shotgun sequence encodes:
- the LOC104092492 gene encoding uncharacterized protein: MHICSSYSKRRRMLRTKKIQVVVLSICLDAPVTTTQEIDLQIQMSSMFGTKSFIGIFGSISFLTFVKYQILPLSISSTFHFTNTSGQKLYNVYKSYIFLFIIDQQFI, from the exons ATGCATATATGCTCTTCATATTCGAAGAGGAGACGAATGTTGAGGACAAAGAAGATTCAA GTGGTTGTCTTGAGTATATGTCTTGATGCTCCAGTAACTACGACTCAGGAAAttgacctccaaattcaaatgtCCTCAATg TTCGGTACGAAGTCTTTCATTGGGATTTTTGGCAGCATTAGTTTTCTAACATTTGTTAAATATCAG ATTTTACCTCTCAGTATATCGTCCACTTTTCATTTCACCAACACATCAGGACAAAAACTATATAATGTTtataaatcttatattttccttTTTATAATTGATCAACAATTCATATAG